A single Anopheles maculipalpis chromosome 3RL, idAnoMacuDA_375_x, whole genome shotgun sequence DNA region contains:
- the LOC126561395 gene encoding nascent polypeptide-associated complex subunit alpha, muscle-specific form-like, translated as MPAKGHNNCREIPVSVQMYIYRLIAAMLICLCLTAVATASSIPKQTTSCSTSQDCSNRPQFPDVPLAGKSKRSAAPIMNELTPRSSTGDRSLLAVSFDSNSNSVLETSAGPSGRNGKDLLDESYQRTKELAMNISNVQRAVLASQQQRPPPFRVQGPVQPQGSRQNPNPDIQDIITGIVKLLNGNVNVHANPQPTRRHSATRINNRGPPRISEAQPLPNEYEGELGAPTSTRPLLQQDQGQQSGGPSQGPRPDHPVRPFLTGVPIPEQIVPSMQQTYRPGFVSQNRPPWQRPKPRPPISPNRRPIPPYKPYPTNLDYRPDPSNYDGSGPSNTGPIAIPTNNDGGNAIDNVTEKVIEDPPYELPSAGGNYPTTTQGTTETNPEVDVTTTTAAASNADLEENKPAEEASNKRRPTTVPTEVQYTIESATSAASVMPANGPNGETYDPEVVPSVYEINSIEYLPSSGVLEPTPSTSSAIITSSTGVLEPSTSGEGDHSITITPTPTLLPTSETSTITKTTTTTNAAPSESITSDVISPTKSSATASTDTTKPPPDYRFQPRPGLVLDDPDFKPGGGAGSGSSNAIRTQNLPPFANRPEIYTAPPPPGSGGSGIAAGARPPNYGEIFDVTLSAIQGPGGAGGSGSQQTIKINPYYNRPGPGTGPEASIILTGTGTDGFVSIDGKRSYIDLFGTETQRGQKTQIQPTPTRSAGPPASTERPKPPKLGPTPPALQPGIVGTGYAVPETESPVHAGPIGGNKPPTGGSGQLQRAPSVHQSRPKYPGALGLPPVRIDTCIVGDDSTCDQAQNERCKTENGVSSCHCRPGYARRKHREPCRRIVSLMLSMRVDKIYERRIHWDVSLADRSSEKYQQLSYEAIRAMDSAMSMTPFSDEFLEARINGIYTVNPSAGSSVSGSASGAVFVNYTVNLDENAETLRPALRSDIQRHLLGVIHRRNNNIGNSALYVEAPTGAVSSVQDVDECTSDELNDCDEEAHCTNLFGTFRCECNVGFRDPWADQPQRAGRECLSCPESYCTNRGTCSYDNANNRQVCKCLGSYYGTQCEIDGEVLGVAVGASVAAVVIIVLTLICLVMWSRKWQREHKNAMGSPVFGYLGNGQVKTPVMGQAPYQVTLEDRMRWAQIADVMAQANHYAVSYIDAEPVAGRPSSAMFGYPNLQTIGSMNTLSLHGTLPMHTGTLPPVPLPRTLGLNRNGMRTLENSSSSEEEDRADLLGRNFNVPRPKSRSNASVTSGIYYDVDYAPTGAEQLYGGGSTLGGTIGGGGLTGGGGGGGTTKSQSSIPMSTYTSSGRPLQSTYYK; from the exons ATGCCAGCAAAAGGACACAACAATTGTAGGGAAATTCCCGTATCCGTACAGATGTACATCTACCGACTGATAGCCGCCATGTTGATCTGTCTCTGCCTAACGGCGGTGGCCACAGCAAGCTCCATTCCAAAGCAAACTACTAGCTGTAGTACATCACAAGACTGTAGTAACCGTCCACAGTTTCCGGACGTACCACTGGCAGGCAAATCGAAACGATCAGCCGCCCCCATTATGAACGAACTCACGCCCAGGTCTAGCACTGGAGACAGAAGTCTACTTGCCGTGTCGTTCGATAGCAATAGTAACAGTGTTCTGGAAACGAGCGCTGGGCCGTCTGGACGCAATGGAAAGGATTTACTCGACGAGTCCTACCAACGAACCAAGGAGCTGGCCATGAACATATCAAACGTTCAGCGAGCAGTTCTAGCTTCACAACAGCAGCGTCCTCCACCGTTCAGAGTTCAGGGCCCGGTGCAACCACAAGGTAGCCGTCAGAATCCGAATCCAGACATTCAGGACATCATCACGGGTATTGTGAAGCTCCTAAATGGAAACGTTAACGTGCATGCGAATCCACAGCCCACACGGCGTCATTCGGCGACTCGCATCAACAACCGAGGTCCACCACGCATATCCGAAGCTCAACCGCTACCGAACGAGTATGAAGGAGAACTGGGTGCACCCACTTCTACGCGCCCTCTGCTGCAGCAGGACCAAGGACAGCAGTCGGGCGGACCATCGCAAGGACCGCGACCAGATCATCCCGTGCGTCCCTTCCTCACAGGAGTCCCAATCCCAGAGCAGATTGTACCTTCGATGCAGCAAACCTATCGACCTGGATTTGTATCACAAAACAGACCGCCCTGGCAGAGACCTAAACCACGGCCACCGATATCTCCTAATCGAAGGCCGATTCCACCCTACAAACCGTACCCAACCAATCTCGATTATCGACCGGATCCGTCCAATTACGATGGAAGTGGTCCATCCAACACGGGTCCTATAGCGATTCCCACCAACAACGATGGTGGTAATGCGATCGACAACGTTACCGAAAAGGTGATCGAGGATCCTCCCTACGAACTTCCCAGCGCTGGAGGAAACTATCCGACTACGACACAAGGAACGACTGAAACGAATCCAGAGGTTGACGTCACCACAACCACCGCGGCCGCTTCCAATGCGGATTTGGAAGAGAATAAACCGGCGGAGGAAGCATCGAACAAACGACGACCGACAACAGTACCGACGGAGGTGCAGTATACGATCGAGTCGGCAACCAGTGCTGCCAGTGTGATGCCTGCGAACGGTCCGAACGGTGAGACTTACGATCCAGAAGTGGTACCAAGCGTATACGAGATCAACTCGATTGAATATCTCCCGTCAAGTGGAGTGCTAGAACCTACGCCATCTACGAGTAGTGCGATCATTACAAGCAGCACAGGTGTGCTAGAACCCTCGACCAGTGGAGAAGGTGATCATTCGATTACAATCACTCCAACACCTACACTGCTGCCTACGTCGGAAACATCCACGATCACGAAAACGACCACCACAACGAATGCTGCTCCATCGGAAAGCATAACTTCGGATGTAATATCTCCAACAAAGAGTTCGGCGACAGCATCGACGGACACAACAAAACCTCCACCAGACTATCGATTCCAACCCCGGCCAGGACTGGTGCTGGACGATCCAGACTTCAAACCGGGTGGTGGGGCAGGATCCGGTAGCAGCAATGCCATCCGCACCCAGAACCTACCACCGTTCGCCAATCGACCGGAGATCTACACAGCTCCTCCTCCTCCCGGGTCCGGAGGATCAGGGATAGCGGCGGGTGCGCGTCCTCCGAACTACGGTGAGATCTTCGATGTTACGCTGTCCGCCATCCAAGGACCGGGCGGTGCAGGTGGTTCCGGGTCACAGCAAACGATCAAAATCAATCCCTACTACAATCGACCCGGACCGGGGACTGGACCCGAGGCCAGTATTATTCTCACGGGTACCGGTACCGATGGGTTCGTTTCGATCGATGGTAAACGATCGTACATCGATCTGTTCGGTACGGAAACACAACGCGGTCAGAAAACACAAATCCAACCCACTCCGACACGATCAGCCGGACCTCCGGCGTCTACGGAGCGGCCTAAACCTCCCAAACTTGGCCCAACACCTCCTGCCCTGCAGCCGGGTATCGTCGGCACTGGGTATGCCGTGCCGGAAACGGAATCTCCCGTACATGCTGGACCGATCGGTGGAAACAAACCGCCCACGGGTGGTTCGGGACAACTTCAGCGTGCCCCCTCGGTACACCAGAGTCGTCCGAAGTATCCGGGAGCACTGGGACTGCCACCGGTACGCATCGATACCTGCATTGTGGGTGATGATTCCACCTGCGATCAGGCTCAGAACGAACGCTGTAAGACGGAGAACGGTGTGTCCAGCTGTCACTGCCGTCCGGGGTACGCTAGACGCAAGCATCGGGAACCATGTAGACGGATCGTGTCACTGATGTTGTCGATGCGAGTGGACAAAATCTATGAGCGACGGATCCATTGGGATGTGTCACTGGCAGACCGGAGCAGCGAGAAGTACCAGCAGCTAAGCTATGAGGCCATCCGAGCG ATGGATTCGGCAATGTCGATGACCCCATTCTCGGACGAGTTCCTGGAGGCACGCATCAACGGCATCTACACCGTCAATCCTAGCGCTGGATCTTCCGTTTCTGGTTCTGCGTCCGGTGCCGTGTTTGTAAACTACACCGTCAACCTGGACGAAAACGCAGAAACACTTCGACCCGCCCTACGGTCCGACATCCAGCGCCATTTGTTGGGTGTCATTCACCGGCGGAACAACAACATTGGCAACTCGGCACTGTACGTTGAGGCACCAACGGGAGCCGTTTCGAGCGTGCAGGACGTGGATGAGTGCACTTCGGATGAGTTAAATGATTGCGATGAGGAGGCCCACTGTACCAATTTGTTTGGCACGTTCCGGTGCGAGTGTAACGTTGGTTTCCGAGATCCGTGGGCCGATCAACCGCAGCGTGCAGGACGTGAGTGTCTATCGTGTCCGGAGTCGTACTGTACGAACCGTGGCACCTGTAGCTACGATAACGCCAACAACAGGCAGGTGTGCAAGTGTCTCGGCAGCTACTATGGCACGCAATGTGAGATCGATGGCGAAGTGCTTGGTGTGGCCGTGGGAGCATCGGTTGCCGCAGTTGTTATCATCGTGCTTACCCTTATCTGTCTCGTTATGTGGAG CCGGAAGTGGCAGCGTGAGCACAAAAACGCCATGGGCAGCCCAGTGTTCGGTTATCTTGGCAATGGACAGGTAAAGACACCGGTCATGGGACAGGCACCGTACCAGGTGACCCTAGAGGATCGTATGCGATGGGCACAGATTGCGGACGTAATGGCTCAAGCGAATCATTACGCGGTAAGCTACATCGAT GCTGAACCCGTTGCAGGACGCCCATCGTCAGCCATGTTTGGCTATCCTAATTTGCAGACGATAGGTAGCATGAACACACTCTCGCTACATGGCACCTTGCCAATGCACACCGGAACCTTACCGCCAGTCCCGTTGCCAAG GACTCTTGGGCTAAACCGGAATGGTATGCGAACGTTGGAAAATTCCAGCTCGAGCGAGGAAGAGGATCGTGCTGATCTGTTGGGACGCAACTTTAACGTCCCACGGCCAAAGAGTCGCAGCAATGCAAGCGTAACG TCGGGTATCTACTACGATGTGGATTACGCACCGACCGGTGCAGAGCAGCTGTACGGCGGTGGAAGTACACTCGGCGGAACGATAGGAGGTGGCGGACTaactggcggtggtggtggaggtggtacAACAAAGTCGCAAAGCAGCATACCAATGAGCACCTACACCTCTTCCGGCCGGCCATTACAGTCGACGTACTACAAGTGA